In Megalops cyprinoides isolate fMegCyp1 chromosome 8, fMegCyp1.pri, whole genome shotgun sequence, the genomic stretch TGAATTGCCAAAGGACCTCTATAGCACATGCATTCTGGGAGGCACATACTGTAGTGCAGAGCAAGTTTGCATCCTTcactgaatatatcaaacaaaGGTTTTGCTGCAGGACATAATTCTGCAGTTCCACTTTTCCCAATACCAATTTGTTGTGCAATTTCTGGAATAAATAGTTTGGATTACTTGTAACCACTCAgcttatttttgtttctccaCTTATCTAATTTTGGGCAACAGTATGAAACTTGAAACTTTCCCAATGTGACAGGACACCTAGTAAAGATTAATGTAAGTAAAAATATTGCCCTTGTCTACCTAATTGTCACTACAGCATCACATTGCCCAAAAGGAACTTGCCAATTTATGCCAGTTTCCTGTCATGTTGTGATGGTTGCATGACCATACAGTGTTTCAACATATTGAAAGTAGTATTAGAAACTCCTTATGTGTTAGTAGTCACTTCCCTAAACTAACATTGAATGCCATTTGGAGAGGTTTCTGTGGTCTCTTTGCTGTAGTTGCACATAGGAAGCCAAGCTCAGTCCATCTGAGGCAGCAAAAGTGTTGTCCACAAGTTAGTGAATGCAATTCTAAATTGAACTTGTAAAGATGACACAATGCTGGCAATATTTATGattaaacaggaaataaatgtaTGCCTCGATGTTATACTTTATTCTTACATGTTAATAGCATTGCAGAGCAAAGTTATATTGTTCACATGCAATCAATTCATGGGTAAATTTTGGTTGCAACATggtgctgtgatgctgtgtgtgtcatgtgactgagATTTGTGTTACTCTGCAGGACCCTGAGGAAGATGAGCCCAATCTGAGAGTCCTGCTGGAGCATCGCTTCTCTAAGGAGAAGAGTAAGAGTGTGAAGCAGACCTGTGACAAGTGCAGTACCATCATCTGGGGCCTCATTCAGACGTGgtacacctgcacaggtaaggCCTAACTACAGTCTGAGTACATAGACCTGGCTTTTTAAGTCCTTTCAACTATACATTGACAAAGtgtgatgtatttttgtattttgttagCTGTAACCAATGCCTTATTCCAGACTTCCATTCCTCATAATGCTCATTGCATCCTTAGGGTCCTGCTTAATTGAACACATTTGAAAGGTAGAGGCACAGTACGGTCgtaattcagattttttttatatgtgaCCACATTGTGCTTAAACCTGTCTCCTCATGTAGATTGTGCAGACTGTGTCACTCTCTTTTGTGGGCTGAATGTCtacactgataaaaaaaagaagatgtcACTAGGCAACAAAGACTGTTTAAGAGGGGCATCCAATTGGCtgatgtgtctctctctcagccagaCCAGTTGTTGCTGGGCAGCGTTGGCCTCCAGTACAGTTGGCCTCCACCATACTATTTTTCTCTGAGCTTTTGTAGGTCCCTAAGGTTGCATTTTGGTTGACAGCTTAATTGAGGAAAGTTGGAtctaatttttatttcatgaattattaaattTAGTGCTATCACAGATTTGTTTTTGGCACCTAATATGAGTTGAAATTacaaaaagataataaaatatatatatatatatatatatatatatatatatatgttttattctATATGAGACAGACATATTGTACTGTAAAAACAGTTGCATTTATTATGTGTGTCACCCTTTCCTATTCCAAGGCTGTTACTACCGTTGCCATAGCAAATGCATGAACCTCATCACCAAGCCCTGCGTGAGATCAAAGGTCAGCCACCAGTCTGAATATGAGCTGAACATCTGCCCTGAGATTGGGCTGGACAGACAGGATTACCGGTGTGCAGAGTGTCGGGCGCCTGTGTCACTGCGTGAGTGCAGATTTAAAACTGTCCTTTGGCCACCTCCCTTCAACCTGcaaccagcccccccccccccacagcactACTCTCCTATCTCCACCCGCacgccaacccccccccccccccccccccccccccaatttccACAATGCATTGtcttctcccttcctccttttcctcaTATCCTCTTAATGTAGACTGTGGGAGGACTATAGTGTTTGGAGCTATTAGTAGAAAATAGGCTACACGGACAGAATCTGGTTCTTCATGAGAAGCATCCTGTAAAGACGAGCATGAAAGAGCATGAAAACTGAATCAAGTTCAAGGTTTAGGATTCAAGCATGGGATGAGGATGCTGATATGTTTGGAAATCACAACTgataaattgtgaaaaatacataacCAGATTTTGTCAATAAACACCGAATGAAAATTCCTGATCTTTTAAACATTTGTCTGACGCTGAAAATGTGACCGTGTGTTACTTATAGAGAAAGTACTTAGTTCCTCTTTTGCAAGCCAGTGACAAGAGTGATTCTGAACGGAATGACCAAACTTGAGACAGAAGTTGCCcgtaagtgctgatctaggaccagagTTCTCTAAACAGAAAAACGGAGCACTGGCTGACTCCCTCATTactgaacattacattaaattttgcTTAGCAGGTGGcttttatccagactgacttacatagcttgaaaatgtttttttatcgATTGGTACAGCTGGATAGGTATTGCACTAGGTATGCATCAAGAACTTTGACCAAAGGTCCTTACTATTAAGCTATCCTGGCCCTCACACAGTCAGGGTGATGTATGAAACAGACGCATGATGGGTTGTATTGTTTTGGGGTCCAGGAGGTGTTCCCAGTGAGGCCAGGCAGTGTGACTACACTGGGCAATACTACTGCAGCACCTGCCACTGGAATGACACGGCTGTCATCCCTGCACGTGTCATCCACAACTGGGAGTTTGAACCCAGGAAGGTAGGAGACAACTCATGTCACTTGTCTGACgatgctttgtgttgtgttaagGTGAACATATGCATTGAATAATTTTAACTCTCTAATTTCAATGCATTAATTTCTGACTGGTTTGATATAATGGGGCCTGTGCTTTAAAAGTTGATTGATGATGAATGAATGCTGGCTGGCTATATGTGATATATGTGTCATGTGATATTGCTGTATGTTACAACTGTGATGGCAATCACATGTGCAGatgatgtgtatatgtgtatgcgtaGTGTCAGGcttttatgtatacatacacattagCAAGCTGTGATATGTATATGCACAGGAAAAGGttgttatgtgtgtttgtgtaggtgcAGGTGCTGGTGACGGCGTGTATATGTCCATTCACTGTGTGTGGTGCATTCACTGTGGTCCCCTGTGCAGGTGTGCCGCTCCTCCATGCGTTACCTGACCCTTATGTTGTCCAGGCCGGTTCTCAAGCTGCGTGAGATCAACCCCCTGCTGTTCAACTTTGTGGAGGAGCTGGTAGAGATCCGGGTGAGTACCTCTGAAACCTGCTTCATTGTGGGTCATATGTGCTGTTATTGAGAGTATTCTTCATGCACTGCTCTGCTTAATTCTTTGAAGAGATTTTGATTCCTAGTAACTTGGGTGTCTGGCAGGCTGTCTTTATGTAGGCAGTACAGTGTGAAGTTTGCACATTTTCAGTCTGCCAGGAGATTTCCGCTTCAGCAGTTCTATTTGTGACAGTCTACTGGTGTTGAAGCATTAAATAAGTCCAATGAAAGAAACTATCTGAGGAGAGTAGTTTGCTCAAGGAGGTTATCAAGAGTGATTGTGATCCTTATTGTGTTTATGAGGCTGCTTTGTCCTTATGCAGAAACTGCGTCAGGACATCCTACTGATGAAACCCTATTTCATCACCTGTAAGGAGGCCATGGAGGcaaggctgctgctgcaggtcagtgAGAGCACACTAGGGAGAAGTGCGCCCTCTATCTCAACTTCTGGTATCACCTTCAGAACCGCTTCTGTAAAACCACTAACCAGAATGACTCTTATTAATGCTGTCCTGATTTTGTGCAAGTGACAGAAACGCTGGTTCTTAGGTGTCGGTGCTGTGCTCATGCTAAATATGAGAAATATAGCATAAGACTTAAATGACTGTATTTCTCTTCAGGAGGTaagagcaaaaaacaaaaactattttttataAACCAAGGACTTCTCACCGTCATGTCAgctttgttcagtttgtgtttgagtgcCACCTTCTGGTGACTACTCATagaaacactgataaaaatgtgtAGCAGCAATATGCAGAAATGATCTGAAGGCTGTATTTTCTATGTCGTGCTTTATATATTAAGAACCACAATGGTaagtaaaatattacaataattaaaGTATTAACATGACAGTAGAGTGAGAGGTTTTGCTATACTGCGATATAAGATTGCCAAAgattatgcatgtaatgcaaagaAGAGCTTTGATCCAATTAGGCTGTTCTGTTTATTAGTCTAGTAAGTTTAAATTAGATGACCAGAAATTAGAGTGGCTTTCTGGAAGTTTGTACATGCACGGCTTGTGTGTGTAGTCCCTGCCACCACTCCAAGGCAGGGTGGGGCCAGTGCAGCTTCTTCATACTCCCTCTACAGCATGTGTTGTCCACATGACAGCTCCAAGACCGGCAGCATTTTGTGGAGAACGACGACATGTACTCCCTGCAGGACCTGATTGACATCTCCAGTGGCCGTCTTAGCTGTTCCCTCACTGAGATCCACACCACCTTTGCCAAGCACATCAAACTGGACTGTGAGGTAGGTGCACTGTGACACGTTTTGTTGTTTCCTTGGCGAGGAGACTAACACAGAATCATGATGTCAACAGTCCATGTTCAGCATGACGTTGTTGCTGAAGATTGAAGCATTTAAATGACTTTGCTCTGCTTGATAAATGCCTCAAGGACTTGCTCTGGCATTACGTCATTCAAATGATAATTCATGCATGGTTTATCTCTGAGAAATACACAATGGCTTCTGGGTTAAAGACTGTATTTGTATCATGGTATGCTAGGGCCAACAAGAGGCCTACTCATGGTGAAAAACCTGTCATTAtgctctgtcttcctctcctcagAGATGCCAGGCAAAAGGTTTTGTATGTGAACTGTGTAAAGAGGGAGATGTGCTCTTCCCCTTTGATAGCCACACCTCCGTGTGCCATGACTGCTCTGCTGTCTTCCACAGGTCAGTGCACATAAGACTTGTCTGTGCTGATGTTACTCCTACCTGTCAATCTACAATACACAAGATGACACAAACACTACAAAAGTTGACTAATATTTAACTTTTTGATTTAGATTTTAACCAAATTCaacaacattttatatttgattttatttacagactattaattacaatgtaatgaaCTTAGAAAATACCTTATCTGTTTTGTCTTCGTAGTTCTTACTGAAAGTACTTTCAATGACATATCAGAAATACTTGGAAAGCATTTGTTGAAATTAAGATGCATTTCTCTGTCTGATTTTTAGGGACTGCTATTATGACAACTCCACTACTTGTCCACGATGTACTAGAATGACAGAACGGAAAAATGAGCCAGCCACCCCCGAGGTGGCTTAactttacatgttttttttttcaaccccATCACTGTGACAACTGGTGGAAGAAGACAGGATAACTTCCTTATATTGTGTGCAACATAATATGTGCAACAGACTGGTATTTTGAAATTACCATTGTCACATTTTTATCTTGGTCTCTCGTTATTTGACTCATCCTATAAGCATGTCACCAGTATGTGTTTAGTACACTACATCTAAGTGAGGCATATTATATATTACCAGAAAAGGCAATTGGAAACCGTGTTGTTCATGAACCTCAAGTAGCTAGCAGCTCTATTGATATTTCGGTTGTAGTAGTTCTTAATTAACTAACGAGTGTAGCAGAAGAAACACCACTCACAACGCTAACTTAACTGACATTATGTACAAGAATATACTTGTTATTAATGAGGTGTAATGCAATCCTAATATATAGCATGAAAAGCCTGTTAAAAGAAGGATTTACAGTATCATCCTAACTGTGGTATCCATCAATGTGCAGCTTTTTCTAATACCATTCAATACACTTAAGCATCgatgtggtttatttttaaagtaaaaagctgtcattctgtcatttttttctgtaaatcttggatgtattgtaaaaaaaacagttgtcaGCGTTTTAGATAAACATGCACGACATTCCTCGGTTTATTTACTCTATAAATGTTCTCAGGCATTTAACAACTTAAGGCGTGTGCGATGAGCATATTCCCTCGATAAAGCACACTTGTTTTGGTGAAGACCTGCGGGTGACATGCTATGTCTTATTGTACAAGATGTGGGCATCGTGATgttgtattaattatttgttttaaaataatatttgtatttgctgCGTTGTTTCAGCATGGAATCCTTTGTTGaatcaatgaaaatattatCTTTAATTTTCTGAGCAAGCATTTTTGTTACTATTGTTCGTGACGTTTTATTTAGTGTACCAAAATATCACTAATGTAACAAATAACTGTAATCATGTTTAAGTAATGCATGAATAAAGTCGTAAAGAATGCCAAACGTGTGACAATTTATTGCAGAGACACGGCAGATGTTCTGCGCCAACTGTGTTGGTGTTCTACCTCTGGAAATTCACATGACCGCTAGCAACTTCCATAGGTCAAGATGGCCATCTACTGGCTGACCAAAGCCATGGCTCGCTAATACACCCTGACGAAATACATGAATTTGCAATACCTCAAATTTAGCTGAATGTAGttgcacatttcaaattatAGATAATTGTACAACCTCGAAAAAATTTAAGAGGAAATTAAGATGCATACAATCCGGGTAAACTGCCAGTTTTCCGATGACACGTGCCGCTAGTTAGCAACGTAGAGCTTGCTAGCTAATGAGTGTGATATTTCCGTTAACTAACAACCAAAACAGCCATATATTTAAACTAAACTGGAAGACACAACCCGCAGTGAACATTTACAACATGTAAGCTACCATCATATGCACCCTACAGTAGCGTTCCCTGCTGCTACACTGAACCTATCACCTCTACAATTCCAAACTGTGGTCCGCACTGAAGGACCTATAGTcggcttgtgtgtgcatgaatagAAAGGAAAGTTACTCATAATAAATGGTTTCTTAACAACTTATTTAAGTATCGTGTACACAATAATATTACTTATTATATATGAACAAATCAAGTAAAGGCGTAGACATGAAACCATTTGTacttttatgttgttattttaacAGGCATATTTCAGGTGACCTGTAAGAAGTCTCTCTCAATGATGTGACATTGTATTTGCAGTTCTTGAGTAACAGAATCTAGCCAACTAGATTGGGTACCCTGCTCTTAGAGAAGCTAGGGCATTTGTTTGCGGCGT encodes the following:
- the def8 gene encoding differentially expressed in FDCP 8 homolog; protein product: MEYDERLARFRQGHLNPFDRGEEEGTKEDKGTPQHEVRPEVFSTETKTQSVDRAMDLGLAEDHFSRPVGSFVASDIEQLKQAIEECKRLILELPEHSERQKDTVVKLIHLRLKLQELKDPEEDEPNLRVLLEHRFSKEKSKSVKQTCDKCSTIIWGLIQTWYTCTGCYYRCHSKCMNLITKPCVRSKVSHQSEYELNICPEIGLDRQDYRCAECRAPVSLRGVPSEARQCDYTGQYYCSTCHWNDTAVIPARVIHNWEFEPRKVCRSSMRYLTLMLSRPVLKLREINPLLFNFVEELVEIRKLRQDILLMKPYFITCKEAMEARLLLQLQDRQHFVENDDMYSLQDLIDISSGRLSCSLTEIHTTFAKHIKLDCERCQAKGFVCELCKEGDVLFPFDSHTSVCHDCSAVFHRDCYYDNSTTCPRCTRMTERKNEPATPEVA